The following are encoded together in the Rhizobium tumorigenes genome:
- a CDS encoding group III truncated hemoglobin gives MTNELQGRAAQIAAMRERAEADMLRIGIDMAFIDQLVEEFYQRIQVHPRLGPVFEARLSGRWPEHMEKMKRFWSSIALKTGAYGGKPVQAHASVEGLVPEMFPEWLGLFAATLADIAPTPEARDWFMTTAERIAKSMFLALFYSPANDAPAGPPPA, from the coding sequence ATGACCAACGAGTTGCAGGGCCGCGCCGCCCAGATCGCCGCGATGCGCGAGCGTGCCGAGGCGGACATGTTGCGCATCGGCATCGATATGGCGTTCATAGACCAGTTGGTCGAAGAGTTTTACCAACGGATCCAGGTGCACCCGCGACTTGGGCCTGTCTTCGAGGCGCGGCTGTCCGGTCGCTGGCCGGAGCATATGGAAAAGATGAAGCGCTTCTGGTCATCGATCGCCTTGAAGACCGGCGCCTATGGCGGCAAGCCCGTGCAGGCGCATGCTTCGGTCGAGGGGCTGGTGCCGGAAATGTTTCCGGAATGGCTGGGGCTATTCGCTGCGACGCTCGCGGATATCGCGCCGACGCCAGAGGCCCGCGACTGGTTCATGACAACGGCGGAGCGGATCGCCAAGAGCATGTTCCTGGCGCTTTTCTACAGTCCAGCCAACGACGCGCCGGCCGGTCCTCCTCCAGCCTAG
- the mbfA gene encoding iron exporter MbfA, which translates to MLTRLFRSSKRPFKSLTEQEVLAVAIAAEEDDSRIYLAYADTLRPKYPASAKVFEDMAEVESTHRKMLIEMHRRRFGERIPLIRREHVQGFYERKPDWLRNTLSLEAMRQEAETMEGQAYRFYLQAAKQTSDAGTRQLLDDLAMAEQGHEDVAAMLSEKHTPEDVKKNENADARRQMVLTYVQPGLAGLMDGSVSTLAPIFAAAFATQDTWQTFLVGLSASVGAGISMGFTEAAHDDGKISGRGSPIKRGLACGIMTALGGLGHALPYLIPDFWTATITAGVVVFFELWAIAFIQNKFMETPFLRAAFQVVLGGGLVLAAGILIGNV; encoded by the coding sequence ATGCTGACCCGCCTGTTCCGATCGTCCAAGCGCCCGTTCAAGTCCCTGACGGAGCAGGAAGTCCTCGCCGTGGCAATCGCGGCCGAAGAGGACGATTCCCGCATCTACCTTGCCTATGCCGACACCCTCAGGCCGAAATATCCCGCGTCTGCCAAGGTTTTCGAGGACATGGCCGAAGTCGAAAGCACGCACCGCAAGATGCTGATCGAGATGCATCGCAGGCGGTTCGGCGAGCGCATCCCGCTTATTCGCCGCGAACATGTACAGGGCTTCTACGAGCGCAAGCCGGATTGGCTGCGCAACACGCTGTCTCTGGAGGCCATGCGCCAGGAAGCCGAGACGATGGAGGGCCAGGCCTATCGCTTCTATCTCCAGGCCGCCAAGCAGACCTCCGATGCCGGGACGCGTCAGCTGCTCGACGATCTCGCCATGGCCGAGCAGGGCCACGAAGACGTCGCCGCAATGCTGAGCGAGAAACATACGCCCGAGGACGTCAAGAAGAACGAAAATGCCGATGCCCGTCGGCAGATGGTTCTCACCTATGTACAGCCGGGCCTTGCAGGCCTTATGGACGGCTCCGTCTCGACGCTGGCGCCAATCTTCGCCGCAGCGTTCGCCACGCAAGACACCTGGCAGACGTTTCTTGTCGGCCTTTCAGCGTCCGTCGGTGCCGGCATTTCGATGGGCTTCACAGAAGCCGCCCATGACGATGGCAAGATTTCCGGTCGCGGCTCGCCGATCAAGCGCGGTCTGGCCTGCGGCATCATGACGGCACTCGGTGGCCTCGGACATGCCTTGCCCTACCTTATCCCTGATTTCTGGACGGCCACCATCACCGCTGGCGTCGTTGTCTTCTTCGAGCTCTGGGCGATTGCCTTTATCCAGAACAAGTTCATGGAAACGCCATTCCTGCGTGCCGCTTTCCAGGTCGTCCTCGGTGGCGGTCTCGTCCTGGCGGCAGGTATCCTGATCGGCAATGTGTGA